TCCGTGTCCACGATGCCGTTGGCGCGCAGCACCTTCGCGACCGCCGCCGCGTCGACCTCGTCCGCGAAGTCGATCGTGCCGATGACCTGCGAGCGCTTCGCCGGGTCGGTGACGAACGGCGTCGCGTACTTGGACTCCTGGGCCCACGTGTACAGGGCGTCCGAGGACTCCTTCGTACGCGCCACGGCCCAGTCCAGACCGCCCTGGCCGTTGATCCACTTCAGCTGCTCGTTGAGCAGGAAGAGGGTCGAGAGCGCCGGGGTGTTGTACGTCTGGTTCTTGAGGGAGTTGTCGATCGCCGTCGGGAGCGAGAAGAACTCCGGGATGTGGCGGCCGGAGGCGTGCACGCGGGCGGCGCGCTCCAGGGCGGCCGGGGAGAAGGCCGCGAGCCACAGGCCGCCCTCGGCGGCGAAGGACTTCTGCGGGGCGAAGTAGTAGACGTCCGACTCGGTGATGTCGACCGGCAGGCCGCCCGCACCGGAGGTCGCGTCGACCAGGACGAGCGCACCCTCGTCGGCGCCCGCGACCCGCTTGATCGGGGCGGCGACACCGGTGGAGGTCTCGTTGTGGGTGTACGCGTAGACGTCGACGCCCGCCTCGGCCACCGGCTCCGGGTGGGTGCCCGGGTCGGAGGAGATCACGGTCGGCTCGGCAAGCCAGGGAGCCAGCTTGGCGGCCTTCGCGAACTTGGAGGAGAACTCGCCGAAGGTGAGGTGCTGCGACTTGTTCTCGATGAGACCGTGGGTCGCCACGTCCCAGAAGGCGGTGGAGCCGCCGTTGCCCAGGATCACCTCGTAGCCCTCGGGCAGCGAGAAGAGGTCGGAGATGCCGGCACGTACCTCGCCGACCAGGTTCTTGACCGGAGCCTGGCGGTGGGACGTGCCGAGGAGGGAGGTGCCGGTGGCGGCCAGGGCGTCCAGCGCCTCCGTACGCACCTTGGAGGGGCCCGCGCCGAAACGGCCGTCGGCGGGCTTGATGTCAGCGGGAATCTGGATCTCAGCCACGAGGCGGAGAGTATCGGGTCGGAGCGGGACCGGTCGTCGGATGTCCGCCCGATGAGACGAGGACTGAGACATCCTGGGGTTGTGGGAACACACCAGGAACACGCGTCCGAGCTGGCCTCCGACCTGCGCGCCGCGGTCGTGGGAGACGTCGATTTCTCCGTCACCGCGAGGGCCCTGGCGACGATGGACGCCTCCAACTACCGCCGCGTTCCGACCGGTACGGTCGCGCCGCGCGACGCCGCCGACGTCGCGGCCGCCCTGGAGGTGTGCCGGGCGCACGGCACCACCCCGGTCGTCGCGCGGGGCGCCGGGACCTCGATCGGAGGGCAGGCGACCGGCACCGGCGTGGTGCTCGACCTCACACGGCACATGGACGGGATCGTCTCGATCGACCCTTCCGAGCGCACGGCCGTCGTCCAGCCGGGGGTGGTTCTGGACCGGCTGCGGGCGGCGGCCCGCCCGTACGGGCTGACCTTCGGCCCCGACCCGTCCACGCACAGCCGCTGCACCCTCGGCGGCATGATCGGCAACAACGCGTGCGGGGCGCACTCGGTCGCCTGGGGGACCACGGCGGACAACGTGCGCTCGCTGGAAGTGGTGACGTACCGGGGCGAGAGGTTGACGTTGGGGAGGGGCGGGCGGGGAGCACCGGCGGGCCTCCTCGACCTCGTGGACCGTCGGCTCGCTCTTCTGCGGACCGGCTACCCGGAAGGGCTCCCGCGCCGGATCTCGGGGTACGCCCTCGACGCGCTGCTCCCCGAGCGGGGCGTGGACGTGGCCCGCTCCTTCGTCGGGAGCGAGGGGACCCTGGGGGTCGTCACGGAGGCGACGGTCGCGCTCGTCCCGCTGCCCGCCGAGCCGGTGCTCGTGGTCCTGGGGTACGCGGACGAGACGGCGGCGGCGGATGCGGCGGCGGGGCTGCTGCAGTACGGCCCGCTGACGGTGGAGGGGATGGCGGCGGATCTCGTACGGGGTACGGCCGATCTCGTACGGGGTGCGGCAGGGCTCCCGAAGGGTGCGGCGTGGCTGTTCTGCGAGGTGGACGGTGCTCCGGCCGCCACGGACCTGGTCCGGGCGGCGGACGCGCTGGACGCGGTCGTGGTGCGGGAGGCCGCCGGGCAGCGGGCGCTGTGGAGGATCCGGGAGGACGCGGCGGGGACGGCGACGCGGATGCCGGGGGGCGGGGACGCCTGGCCGGGCTGGGAGGACTGCGCGGTGCCGCCGGCGCGCCTTGGGGCGTATCTGAGGGAATTCCGTGCGCTGCTGGCCGACTTCGGGCTCCGGGGAGTCCCGTACGGGCACTTCGGGGACGGGTGCGTGCACGTGCGGATCGACTTCGACCTGTGGGGTCGGGAGGGCGTACGGGACTTCCGCAGGTTCTCGGAGGCCGTCGCCGACCTCGTGGTCGCCCACGGCGGCTCGCTCTCCGGGGAGCACGGCGACGGGCAGGCGCGGGCCGAACTGCTGCCGAGGATGTACGGGGAGGAGCTGGTCGGCCTCTTCGGCGCGGTCAAGGACGTGTGGGACCCGGACGGGGGCCTGAACCCGGGGATGCTGGTGCGGCCGAGGCGGCTGGACGAGGGGCTGCGCTTCGAGGGCCTGCCGGTGGTGGGGATGGGGATGGACGTGGGGAGGGCCGCCGCCCGGTGCGTGGGGGTGGCGAAGTGCCGGGTGGAGGGGCCGAGCGCGGGGCCGGGGGTGATGTGTCCCTCGTACCGGGCGACGGGGGAGGAGAAGCAC
The DNA window shown above is from Streptomyces vietnamensis and carries:
- the serC gene encoding phosphoserine transaminase codes for the protein MAEIQIPADIKPADGRFGAGPSKVRTEALDALAATGTSLLGTSHRQAPVKNLVGEVRAGISDLFSLPEGYEVILGNGGSTAFWDVATHGLIENKSQHLTFGEFSSKFAKAAKLAPWLAEPTVISSDPGTHPEPVAEAGVDVYAYTHNETSTGVAAPIKRVAGADEGALVLVDATSGAGGLPVDITESDVYYFAPQKSFAAEGGLWLAAFSPAALERAARVHASGRHIPEFFSLPTAIDNSLKNQTYNTPALSTLFLLNEQLKWINGQGGLDWAVARTKESSDALYTWAQESKYATPFVTDPAKRSQVIGTIDFADEVDAAAVAKVLRANGIVDTEPYRKLGRNQLRIAMFPAIDPADVRALTACIDYVIEKL
- a CDS encoding FAD-binding and (Fe-S)-binding domain-containing protein, which encodes MRRGLRHPGVVGTHQEHASELASDLRAAVVGDVDFSVTARALATMDASNYRRVPTGTVAPRDAADVAAALEVCRAHGTTPVVARGAGTSIGGQATGTGVVLDLTRHMDGIVSIDPSERTAVVQPGVVLDRLRAAARPYGLTFGPDPSTHSRCTLGGMIGNNACGAHSVAWGTTADNVRSLEVVTYRGERLTLGRGGRGAPAGLLDLVDRRLALLRTGYPEGLPRRISGYALDALLPERGVDVARSFVGSEGTLGVVTEATVALVPLPAEPVLVVLGYADETAAADAAAGLLQYGPLTVEGMAADLVRGTADLVRGAAGLPKGAAWLFCEVDGAPAATDLVRAADALDAVVVREAAGQRALWRIREDAAGTATRMPGGGDAWPGWEDCAVPPARLGAYLREFRALLADFGLRGVPYGHFGDGCVHVRIDFDLWGREGVRDFRRFSEAVADLVVAHGGSLSGEHGDGQARAELLPRMYGEELVGLFGAVKDVWDPDGGLNPGMLVRPRRLDEGLRFEGLPVVGMGMDVGRAAARCVGVAKCRVEGPSAGPGVMCPSYRATGEEKHSTRGRARLLHEMALGEVITDGWRSEEVREALDLCLSCKGCRSDCPVGVDMAAYKAEFLDRHYAGLAGVWRRPRSHWTMGRLPGWLAHFGRGLNAVMGLPFAARLAGVTPERTMPRVAERSFAYWFAQRASTRPPALTLWPDTFTNHLAPEVGEAAVRVLEDAGLGVELPPGRVCCGLTYVSTGQLGAARKVMRRTLDVMGEGEGEVEGAGGADGVGGAVRPVVVLEPSCAATLRTDLPELLGDDPRAARLAASVLTFAEALETLAPDWTPPRLDRPVTGQTHCHQHAVLGDAADRRLRERAGLTGELAGGCCGLAGNFGFEPGHYEVSVACAEDQLLPALRAAGDATVLADGFSCRTQIGDLTEARARHLAEVLAEGLEEEL